In Streptomyces sp. NBC_00414, a single window of DNA contains:
- a CDS encoding phosphoadenylyl-sulfate reductase: protein MTTVQTDTGTPTETDAPNEIDTQTDTERDAELRALAEQAGRDLEDASALEILQWAVRTFGKQFCVTSSMEDAVVAHLASRANPGVDVVFLDTGYHFPETIGTRDAVEAVMDVNVITLTPRQTVAEQDAEYGPKLHDRDPDLCCALRKVAPLEQGLTKYRAWATGLRRDESPTRANTPVVGWDEKRRKVKISPIARWTQDDVDAYVSEHGVLTNPLLMDGYPSVGCAPCTRRVLEGEDARAGRWSGSSKTECGLHG from the coding sequence ATGACGACCGTTCAGACCGATACCGGCACACCGACCGAGACCGACGCACCGAACGAGATCGACACACAGACGGACACCGAGCGGGACGCCGAGCTCAGGGCGCTCGCCGAACAGGCCGGCCGCGACCTGGAGGACGCCTCCGCGCTGGAGATCCTCCAGTGGGCCGTGCGGACCTTCGGCAAGCAGTTCTGCGTGACCTCCTCGATGGAGGACGCGGTGGTCGCCCACCTCGCGTCGCGCGCGAACCCCGGCGTGGACGTCGTGTTCCTCGACACGGGCTACCACTTCCCCGAGACCATCGGCACCCGGGACGCGGTCGAGGCCGTGATGGACGTCAACGTCATCACGCTCACCCCGCGGCAGACCGTGGCCGAGCAGGACGCCGAGTACGGGCCGAAGCTGCACGACCGCGACCCCGACCTGTGCTGCGCGCTGCGGAAGGTCGCGCCGCTTGAGCAGGGGCTGACGAAGTACCGCGCCTGGGCCACCGGCCTGCGCCGCGACGAGTCCCCCACCCGGGCCAACACGCCCGTCGTCGGCTGGGACGAGAAGCGCCGCAAGGTCAAGATCTCGCCGATCGCCCGCTGGACCCAGGACGACGTGGACGCGTACGTGAGCGAACACGGTGTCCTCACCAACCCGCTGCTCATGGACGGCTACCCCTCCGTGGGCTGCGCCCCCTGCACCCGCCGGGTGCTGGAGGGCGAGGACGCGCGCGCCGGCCGCTGGTCGGGCAGCTCGAAGACCGAGTGCGGGCTGCACGGCTGA
- the cysC gene encoding adenylyl-sulfate kinase, with product MNQENQVTGATIWLTGLPSAGKTTIAYELAGRLREEGHRVEVLDGDEIRTFLTAGLGFSREDRHTNVQRIGFLADLLARNGVKTLVPVIAPYADSREAVRKRHQASGAAYLEVHVATPVEVCSERDVKGLYAKQAAGEISGLTGVDDPYEAPESPDLRIESHTQSVQESAAALHALLAERGLA from the coding sequence ATGAACCAGGAGAACCAAGTGACCGGAGCCACCATCTGGCTCACGGGTCTGCCAAGCGCCGGCAAGACCACCATCGCGTACGAACTGGCCGGACGGCTGCGCGAGGAGGGCCACCGCGTCGAGGTGCTCGACGGCGACGAGATCCGTACGTTCCTGACGGCGGGCCTCGGCTTCAGCCGCGAGGACCGGCACACGAACGTTCAGCGCATCGGCTTCCTCGCCGACCTGCTGGCCCGCAACGGCGTCAAGACGCTGGTGCCGGTCATCGCCCCGTACGCCGACAGCCGCGAGGCGGTGCGCAAGCGCCATCAGGCGAGCGGTGCCGCGTACCTGGAGGTGCATGTCGCGACGCCGGTCGAGGTGTGCAGCGAGCGGGACGTGAAGGGCCTGTACGCCAAGCAGGCGGCGGGCGAGATCTCCGGGCTCACCGGGGTCGACGACCCGTACGAGGCGCCCGAGTCGCCCGATCTGCGCATCGAGTCGCACACCCAGTCCGTGCAGGAGTCCGCGGCAGCGCTCCACGCACTGCTCGCCGAGAGGGGTCTCGCATGA
- the cysD gene encoding sulfate adenylyltransferase subunit CysD, giving the protein MTTVAGVSEEETDSPYALSHLDALESEAVHIFREVAGEFERPVVLFSGGKDSIVMLHLALKAFAPAAVPFSLLHVDTGHNFPEVLEYRDRTVKKHGLRLHVASVQDYIDRGTLKERPDGTRNPLQTLPLTEKIQAERFDAVFGGGRRDEEKARAKERVFSLRDEFSQWDPRRQRPELWNLYNGRHAAGEHVRVFPLSNWTELDVWQYIAREGIELPEIYFAHERDVFQRAGMWLTAGEWGGPKDGETVETRLVRYRTVGDMSCTGAVDSDATTLDAVITEIAASRLTERGATRADDKMSEAAMEDRKREGYF; this is encoded by the coding sequence ATGACGACCGTCGCCGGCGTCTCCGAGGAGGAGACAGACAGCCCGTACGCCTTGAGCCACCTGGACGCCCTGGAGTCCGAGGCGGTGCACATCTTCCGCGAGGTGGCGGGCGAGTTCGAACGGCCGGTGGTCCTCTTCTCCGGCGGCAAGGACTCCATCGTCATGCTCCACCTGGCACTGAAGGCCTTCGCGCCCGCCGCGGTGCCGTTCTCACTGCTGCATGTGGACACGGGACACAACTTCCCCGAGGTCCTCGAATACCGCGACCGCACGGTCAAGAAGCACGGCCTGCGGCTGCACGTGGCCTCCGTACAGGACTACATCGACCGCGGCACGCTCAAGGAGCGCCCGGACGGCACCCGCAATCCGCTGCAGACCCTGCCGCTGACCGAGAAGATCCAGGCCGAGCGCTTCGACGCGGTCTTCGGCGGCGGACGCCGCGACGAGGAGAAGGCCCGCGCCAAGGAACGCGTCTTCTCCCTGCGCGACGAGTTCTCCCAGTGGGACCCCCGCCGCCAGCGCCCCGAACTGTGGAACCTCTACAACGGACGCCACGCCGCCGGCGAACACGTCCGCGTCTTCCCGCTGTCCAACTGGACCGAGCTGGACGTGTGGCAGTACATCGCCCGCGAGGGCATCGAACTGCCCGAGATCTACTTCGCCCACGAACGCGACGTCTTCCAGCGGGCCGGCATGTGGCTGACCGCGGGCGAATGGGGCGGCCCCAAGGACGGCGAGACCGTGGAGACGCGCCTCGTGCGCTACCGGACCGTCGGCGACATGTCCTGCACCGGCGCCGTCGACTCCGACGCCACCACCCTGGACGCCGTGATCACCGAGATCGCCGCCTCCCGGCTCACCGAGCGGGGCGCCACCCGCGCCGACGACAAGATGTCCGAGGCCGCGATGGAAGACCGCAAGCGCGAGGGGTACTTCTAG
- a CDS encoding sulfate adenylyltransferase subunit 1 codes for MTSTIEPTEPVEPLSVEQLSGTTLLRFATAGSVDDGKSTLVGRLLHDSKSVLTDQLEAVEHASRNRGQDTPDLALLTDGLRAEREQGITIDVAYRYFATAKRRFILADTPGHVQYTRNMVTGASTAELTVVLVDARNGVVEQTRRHAAIAALLRVPHVVLAVNKMDLVDYQEPVFAAIAEEFTAYASELGVPEITAIPISALAGDNVVDPSANMDWYGGPTFLEHLENLPVSHDLATCHARLPVQYVIRPQTAEHPDYRGYAGQIAAGAFRVGEQITVLPSGRTSRIASIDLLGEQVDLAWTTQSVTVLLEDDVDISRGDLIVPTKDAPATTQDIEATVCHVADAPLTIGHRVLLKHGTRTVKAIVKDIPSRLTLDDLSLHPHPGHLVANDIGRVKIRTAEPLPVDSYADSRRTGSFILIDPSDGTTLTAGMVGESFASPEPVRSEADEDGWDF; via the coding sequence ATGACCAGCACCATCGAGCCCACCGAGCCCGTCGAGCCGCTGTCGGTCGAGCAGTTGTCCGGGACGACCCTGCTCCGGTTCGCGACCGCGGGTTCCGTCGACGACGGCAAGTCCACCCTCGTCGGCCGCCTGCTCCACGACTCCAAGTCGGTCCTCACCGACCAGCTCGAAGCCGTCGAGCACGCCTCGCGCAACCGCGGCCAGGACACCCCCGACCTCGCCCTCCTCACCGACGGCCTGCGCGCCGAACGCGAACAGGGCATCACCATCGACGTCGCCTACCGGTACTTCGCCACGGCGAAGAGGCGGTTCATCCTCGCCGACACCCCGGGGCATGTGCAGTACACCCGCAACATGGTGACGGGGGCGTCCACCGCCGAGCTGACGGTGGTCCTCGTCGACGCCCGCAACGGCGTCGTCGAACAGACCCGCCGGCACGCCGCCATCGCCGCCCTGCTGCGCGTCCCGCACGTCGTGCTCGCCGTCAACAAGATGGACCTCGTCGACTACCAGGAGCCCGTGTTCGCCGCGATCGCCGAGGAGTTCACGGCGTACGCGTCCGAACTGGGCGTTCCCGAGATCACCGCGATCCCCATCTCCGCGCTCGCCGGGGACAACGTGGTGGACCCGTCCGCGAACATGGACTGGTACGGCGGGCCCACCTTCCTGGAACACCTGGAGAACCTGCCGGTCAGCCACGACCTCGCGACCTGCCACGCGCGGCTGCCCGTGCAGTACGTGATCCGCCCGCAGACCGCCGAGCACCCGGACTACCGCGGGTACGCCGGTCAGATCGCGGCCGGGGCCTTCCGGGTCGGCGAGCAGATCACCGTGCTGCCCTCCGGACGCACCTCGCGGATCGCCTCCATCGACCTGCTGGGCGAGCAGGTCGACCTGGCCTGGACGACGCAGTCGGTGACGGTCCTCCTGGAGGACGACGTCGACATCTCGCGCGGCGACCTGATCGTGCCGACCAAGGACGCGCCCGCGACCACGCAGGACATCGAGGCGACGGTCTGCCATGTCGCCGACGCGCCGCTGACCATCGGCCACCGCGTGCTGCTCAAGCACGGCACCCGCACGGTCAAGGCGATCGTCAAGGACATCCCGTCGCGGCTCACCCTCGACGACCTGTCCCTGCACCCGCACCCGGGCCACCTGGTCGCCAACGACATCGGCCGCGTGAAGATCCGTACCGCCGAGCCGCTGCCGGTGGACTCGTACGCCGACTCCCGGCGCACCGGCTCGTTCATCCTGATCGACCCCTCCGACGGCACCACGCTCACCGCGGGCATGGTCGGCGAGTCCTTCGCCTCCCCGGAGCCGGTCAGGTCCGAGGCGGACGAGGACGGGTGGGACTTCTGA
- a CDS encoding aliphatic sulfonate ABC transporter substrate-binding protein → MPAKGSTLLRRGIAVAAALPLLTLAACGYGSDKDEDTSKVAAEGKKLSADTVRIGYFPNLTHATALVGDQEGLLQKELGGTKASYSQFNAGPSEIEALNSGSIDIGWIGPSPAINGYSTTDGKGLRIIGGSASGGVKLVVNPKKIKSLKDVKGKKIATPQLGNTQDVAFLNWIAEQGWKVNAQSGKGDVSVVRTDNKITPDAYKSGSIDGAWVPEPTASKLVAEGGKVLLDEADLWPDKKFVITNIIVSQKFLKEHPDVVEAVLRGSVKTNKWINANPDEAKAAANTKLKALSGKELPADVIDPAWKSIQFTDDPLASTLNTEAEHAVKAGLLEKPKLDGIYDLAPLNKVLKAEGASAVDDAGLGVK, encoded by the coding sequence GTGCCTGCCAAGGGCTCCACACTGCTTCGCCGCGGCATAGCCGTGGCCGCCGCTCTTCCCCTCCTCACCCTCGCCGCCTGCGGCTACGGCTCCGACAAGGACGAGGACACCTCGAAGGTCGCCGCCGAGGGCAAGAAGCTCTCCGCCGACACCGTCCGGATCGGCTACTTCCCGAACCTGACGCACGCCACCGCTCTCGTGGGTGACCAGGAGGGGCTGCTGCAGAAGGAGCTCGGGGGCACGAAGGCCTCGTACTCCCAGTTCAACGCCGGCCCGTCCGAGATCGAGGCGCTCAACTCCGGTTCGATCGACATCGGCTGGATCGGCCCCTCCCCCGCCATCAACGGCTACAGCACGACCGACGGCAAGGGTCTGCGGATCATCGGCGGCTCCGCGTCCGGCGGGGTGAAGCTGGTGGTGAACCCCAAGAAGATCAAGTCCCTGAAGGACGTCAAGGGCAAGAAGATCGCGACCCCGCAGCTGGGCAACACGCAGGACGTGGCGTTCCTCAACTGGATCGCCGAGCAGGGCTGGAAGGTGAACGCCCAGAGCGGCAAGGGCGACGTCTCCGTGGTCCGCACGGACAACAAGATCACCCCTGACGCCTACAAGTCGGGCTCCATCGACGGCGCGTGGGTGCCTGAGCCGACCGCGTCGAAGCTGGTCGCCGAGGGCGGCAAGGTGCTGCTCGACGAGGCCGACCTGTGGCCGGACAAGAAGTTCGTGATCACGAACATCATCGTGTCGCAGAAGTTCCTCAAGGAGCACCCGGACGTCGTCGAGGCCGTGCTGCGCGGCTCGGTGAAGACCAACAAGTGGATCAACGCCAACCCGGACGAGGCCAAGGCCGCCGCCAACACCAAGCTCAAGGCGCTGTCCGGCAAGGAACTGCCCGCCGACGTCATCGACCCGGCGTGGAAGTCGATCCAGTTCACCGACGACCCGCTGGCCTCGACCCTCAACACCGAGGCGGAGCACGCGGTGAAGGCCGGTCTGCTGGAGAAGCCGAAGCTCGACGGCATCTACGACCTCGCCCCGCTGAACAAGGTCCTCAAGGCCGAGGGCGCGAGCGCGGTCGACGACGCCGGTCTCGGCGTCAAGTAA
- a CDS encoding ABC transporter ATP-binding protein, whose protein sequence is MATALAKTADAGTSVEYAARIEHVSKSFAGPAGQQLVLDDITLDVAPGEFVTLLGASGCGKSTLLNLVAGLDKPSAGGISTDGRPALMFQEHALFPWLTAGKNIELALKLRGVPKADRRTRAEELLALVRLEGAYGKRVHELSGGMRQRVALARALAQDSQLLLMDEPFAALDAITRDVLHDELTRIWRETNVSVLFVTHNVREAVRLAERVVLLSSRPGRIAREWTVDIPQPRRIEDSAVAELSVEITEQLRGEIRRHGQH, encoded by the coding sequence ATGGCAACCGCCCTCGCCAAGACCGCCGACGCCGGCACGTCGGTGGAGTACGCCGCCCGGATCGAGCACGTCTCGAAGTCCTTCGCCGGCCCCGCCGGGCAGCAGCTCGTCCTGGACGACATCACGCTCGATGTCGCACCCGGTGAGTTCGTCACCCTCCTGGGAGCCTCCGGGTGTGGCAAGTCGACGCTGCTGAACCTGGTCGCCGGGCTCGACAAGCCGTCCGCGGGCGGCATCAGCACCGACGGCCGGCCGGCCCTGATGTTCCAGGAACACGCCCTCTTCCCGTGGCTGACCGCGGGCAAGAACATCGAACTCGCCCTGAAACTGCGGGGCGTCCCCAAGGCCGACCGCCGCACCAGGGCGGAGGAGCTCCTGGCGCTCGTCCGCCTCGAAGGCGCGTACGGCAAGCGGGTGCACGAGCTGTCCGGCGGTATGCGGCAGCGGGTCGCGCTGGCCCGCGCGCTCGCCCAGGACAGTCAACTGCTGCTGATGGACGAGCCGTTCGCGGCCCTCGACGCCATCACGCGGGACGTGCTGCACGACGAACTGACCCGTATCTGGCGCGAGACGAACGTGTCGGTGCTGTTCGTGACGCACAACGTGCGCGAGGCGGTACGGCTCGCCGAGCGCGTCGTGCTGCTGTCCTCGCGCCCGGGGCGCATCGCGCGGGAGTGGACGGTCGACATTCCGCAGCCGCGCCGCATCGAGGACTCCGCCGTGGCGGAACTGTCCGTCGAGATCACCGAACAACTGCGTGGGGAGATCCGCCGCCATGGCCAGCACTGA
- a CDS encoding ABC transporter permease codes for MASTETSTVKDGDAPAAKDGGSDLAGLEAGLDALDTVQTKRTPFRRTFVEKIFPPIVAVALVLVVWQVLVWAEVTDSYKLPAPSAVWDEVQEAWLEGTLLEYIWTSVSRGLLGFLMALVIGTPLGLLVARVKFVRAAIGPILSGLQSLPSVAWVPPAVLWLGLNDSMMYAVILLGAVPSIANGLVSGVDQVPPLFLRAGRTMGATGLRGTWHIVIPAALPGYLAGLKQGWAFSWRSLMAAEIIASSPDLGVGLGQLLENGRTANSMPMVFLAILLILIVGIAIDLLIFSPLERWVLRSRGLLVKS; via the coding sequence ATGGCCAGCACTGAGACGAGCACCGTCAAGGACGGTGACGCTCCCGCCGCGAAGGACGGCGGGAGCGATCTCGCCGGGCTCGAAGCGGGCCTCGACGCGCTGGACACCGTCCAGACGAAGCGGACCCCGTTCCGCAGGACCTTCGTGGAGAAGATCTTTCCCCCGATCGTCGCCGTGGCCCTGGTGCTGGTCGTCTGGCAGGTCCTGGTGTGGGCGGAGGTCACCGACAGCTACAAACTGCCGGCGCCGTCCGCGGTCTGGGACGAGGTCCAGGAGGCCTGGCTGGAGGGCACGCTCCTCGAATACATCTGGACGAGCGTCTCGCGCGGTCTGCTCGGCTTCCTGATGGCCCTCGTGATCGGCACCCCGCTGGGGCTGCTGGTCGCGCGGGTGAAGTTCGTGCGCGCGGCGATCGGCCCGATCCTGTCCGGACTCCAGTCGTTGCCGTCGGTGGCGTGGGTGCCGCCGGCCGTGCTGTGGCTCGGGCTCAACGACTCGATGATGTACGCGGTGATCCTGCTCGGCGCGGTCCCCTCGATCGCCAACGGGCTCGTCTCCGGCGTCGACCAGGTGCCGCCGCTGTTCCTGCGGGCGGGCCGCACGATGGGCGCGACGGGCCTGCGCGGCACCTGGCACATCGTGATCCCGGCCGCGCTGCCCGGTTATCTCGCGGGGCTCAAGCAGGGCTGGGCGTTCTCCTGGCGCTCGCTGATGGCCGCCGAGATCATCGCGTCCTCGCCCGACCTGGGCGTCGGCCTCGGCCAGCTGCTGGAGAACGGCCGTACGGCCAACAGCATGCCCATGGTGTTCCTCGCCATCCTCCTCATCCTGATCGTCGGTATCGCCATCGACCTGCTGATCTTCAGCCCGCTGGAGCGGTGGGTGCTGCGCAGCCGCGGTCTCCTGGTGAAGAGCTGA
- a CDS encoding sirohydrochlorin chelatase, translated as MPDPVLLVIAHGSRDPRHAATVHALVRQVRARRPGVRVETGFLEFNVPSVPGVLESLAAEGVRDVVALPLLLNRAFHAKADIPAVLSQAPARLRIRQAEVLGPSPLLTTALERRLYEAGLSPADKSSTGVVLASAGSRDPEAIAVIAEIAREWRRAGWCAVRPAFASASLPRTEDVVRALRAAGCARVAVAPYVLAPGRLPDRIARGAADADVLADVLGPAPEVASLLLARYDESRFSPRLTAVGA; from the coding sequence ATGCCGGATCCGGTACTCCTCGTCATCGCCCACGGCAGCCGCGACCCGCGTCATGCCGCGACCGTGCACGCCCTGGTACGCCAGGTGCGGGCGCGGCGGCCCGGGGTGCGCGTGGAGACCGGCTTCCTGGAGTTCAACGTCCCCTCCGTCCCGGGCGTCCTGGAGTCGCTGGCGGCGGAGGGTGTACGCGACGTCGTGGCCCTCCCCCTCCTCCTGAACCGCGCCTTCCACGCGAAGGCGGACATCCCGGCGGTGCTGAGCCAGGCACCGGCCCGGCTGCGGATCCGGCAGGCCGAGGTGCTCGGCCCGTCACCGCTGCTGACGACCGCGCTCGAACGGCGGCTGTACGAGGCGGGGTTGTCGCCCGCCGACAAGTCCTCGACCGGGGTCGTACTGGCCTCGGCGGGGTCCAGGGACCCGGAGGCGATCGCGGTGATCGCAGAAATCGCGCGGGAGTGGCGGCGGGCCGGCTGGTGCGCCGTGCGGCCCGCGTTCGCCTCCGCGTCGCTTCCTCGCACGGAGGATGTGGTGCGGGCGTTGCGGGCGGCGGGGTGTGCGCGGGTGGCTGTGGCGCCGTACGTTCTCGCGCCCGGGCGGCTGCCCGACCGGATCGCTCGGGGGGCGGCCGACGCGGATGTCCTGGCGGACGTGCTGGGCCCCGCACCGGAGGTGGCCAGCTTGCTGCTGGCCCGCTATGACGAGTCCCGGTTCTCGCCCCGTCTGACCGCGGTCGGCGCCTGA
- a CDS encoding ketopantoate reductase family protein, which produces MRYIIIGAGAVGGAIGGRLAGSGHDVVLVARGAHHEALRERGLRLVTPDGPSTHRLPTADGPGALGELRADDVLVLAVKTQDSVAALEAWGPAPVAGGGTAAERLPLFCAQNGVESQRLALRRFRRVYGVCVWLPATFVEPGVVSAAGAPLTGILHLGRFPHGTDDTVRAVAADLSASRFEAPVVADVARWQYAKLLANLANAIEAVSGVVDSEEAVALQGRVRAEGEAVLVAAGIPYASEEEQKEARADKMRLVPLDGGPGRGGGSSWQSLSRGTGTIEADYLNGEIGLLGRLHGVSTPLNDLLQRLANGFAREGRGAGSMRVAELARLADEAAASAG; this is translated from the coding sequence ATGCGCTACATCATCATCGGAGCAGGGGCTGTGGGCGGGGCCATCGGCGGACGCCTCGCCGGGTCGGGACACGACGTGGTGCTCGTCGCGCGCGGCGCGCACCACGAGGCGTTGCGCGAGCGGGGACTGCGACTCGTGACGCCCGACGGGCCGAGCACCCACCGGCTGCCCACGGCCGACGGACCGGGAGCCCTGGGCGAACTGCGTGCGGACGACGTCCTCGTGCTCGCCGTCAAGACACAGGACAGCGTGGCGGCGCTGGAGGCGTGGGGGCCCGCGCCCGTGGCGGGCGGCGGTACGGCGGCCGAGCGGCTGCCGCTGTTCTGCGCGCAGAACGGGGTGGAGAGCCAGCGGCTCGCGCTGCGCCGCTTCCGCCGCGTGTACGGGGTGTGCGTGTGGCTGCCCGCCACCTTCGTCGAGCCGGGAGTGGTGTCGGCGGCCGGTGCGCCCCTCACCGGCATCCTGCACCTCGGACGCTTCCCGCACGGGACGGACGACACCGTGCGGGCCGTCGCCGCCGACCTGTCCGCCTCCCGCTTCGAGGCGCCGGTCGTGGCCGATGTGGCGCGCTGGCAGTACGCCAAGCTGCTCGCGAACCTCGCCAACGCGATCGAGGCGGTCAGCGGGGTCGTCGACAGCGAGGAGGCTGTCGCGCTGCAGGGCCGGGTACGTGCCGAGGGGGAGGCGGTGCTCGTCGCCGCGGGGATTCCGTACGCCTCGGAGGAGGAGCAGAAGGAGGCCCGGGCCGACAAGATGCGACTGGTGCCGCTCGACGGCGGGCCGGGGCGTGGTGGGGGGTCGTCGTGGCAGTCGCTGAGCCGGGGGACGGGCACGATCGAGGCGGACTATCTCAACGGGGAGATCGGCTTGCTGGGGCGGCTGCACGGGGTGTCGACCCCGCTCAACGACTTGCTGCAGCGGCTTGCGAACGGCTTCGCGCGGGAGGGGCGGGGGGCGGGGTCGATGCGGGTGGCCGAGCTGGCCAGGCTGGCCGACGAGGCGGCTGCGTCCGCGGGGTGA
- a CDS encoding nuclear transport factor 2 family protein: MSERDTAAGVTSREAVQAAVEGELRLLDPEVRRSPELVGALLHPEFHEFGASGRHWDRAAIIDALAATPTTTTTAEPEAAPVVTSRMTGVRLAPDLVHLTFDTENDGRHVHRSSLWRRSEEPAGEEWLMYFHQGTPFDPGAAP; the protein is encoded by the coding sequence GTGTCTGAGCGCGACACCGCTGCCGGGGTGACCTCGCGGGAGGCCGTCCAGGCGGCCGTCGAGGGCGAGTTGCGGCTCCTGGACCCGGAGGTCCGCCGTTCGCCCGAACTCGTCGGCGCGCTGCTGCACCCCGAGTTCCACGAGTTCGGCGCCTCCGGCCGGCACTGGGACCGCGCCGCGATCATCGACGCGCTGGCCGCGACGCCCACGACGACCACGACGGCCGAACCCGAGGCGGCTCCTGTGGTCACCTCCCGGATGACAGGCGTCCGCCTCGCACCGGACCTCGTCCACCTCACCTTCGACACGGAGAACGACGGCCGCCACGTGCACCGCAGTTCACTGTGGCGGAGGTCGGAGGAGCCGGCCGGGGAGGAATGGCTCATGTACTTCCACCAGGGGACGCCCTTCGACCCCGGGGCGGCCCCCTGA
- a CDS encoding DUF1697 domain-containing protein — MGTTTYAAMLRGINVGGSRKVPMAELRTLLEGLGHGGVRTYLQSGNAVFSSDHGDEDSLAEELSGALAEHFGFTVDVLVRDHAYLRAVLDACPFPAAELEAKQLHATYFSAPVGPERFESVDQQAFLPEEFRLGDRVLYLYAPDGLGRSKLAESLAKPRVTKGVVATTRNWNTVVKLVELTGV; from the coding sequence GTGGGGACGACGACGTACGCGGCGATGCTGCGCGGGATCAATGTGGGCGGCAGCCGGAAGGTGCCGATGGCCGAGCTGCGCACCCTCCTGGAGGGCCTCGGGCACGGCGGCGTACGTACGTATCTGCAGAGCGGGAACGCCGTCTTCTCCAGCGACCACGGCGACGAGGACTCCCTCGCCGAGGAGCTGTCGGGGGCCCTCGCCGAGCACTTCGGGTTCACGGTCGACGTACTGGTGCGCGACCACGCCTATCTACGGGCCGTCCTCGACGCCTGCCCGTTCCCGGCCGCGGAGCTGGAGGCCAAGCAGTTGCACGCCACGTACTTCTCGGCGCCGGTCGGCCCCGAACGTTTCGAGTCGGTCGACCAACAGGCTTTCCTCCCCGAGGAGTTCCGCCTCGGCGACCGTGTGCTGTACCTGTACGCCCCCGACGGCCTCGGCCGCTCCAAGCTGGCGGAGAGCCTCGCGAAACCCCGGGTGACGAAGGGTGTCGTCGCCACCACGCGCAACTGGAACACGGTCGTCAAGCTCGTGGAGCTGACCGGTGTCTGA